A genomic window from Streptomyces broussonetiae includes:
- a CDS encoding ABC1 kinase family protein, with protein MTVQAALDIAGPALPLVIVLTTVATLGGVYLCVRVVSRKLLGITIGPLRALFACLVALGTLAFFGQMVPEQENRGMLVAVRIALSLFAAMIAIALADVFLPRGSWALPLRLLRGAGARIGRARRYSQISRIFMRNGLARLVRSRSRLEQAMSPGEYGEQSARALRTALEECGGVFIKLGQVLSTRRDLLPPHFTEELSRLQSSAPPASWSEVEALLREELGKPVADVFEWIEHVPLAAASIAQVHRARLHGGPTVAVKVQRPGIRETVERDLDIVIAVSEGIQARARSARALGLRELGDGFAQSIREELDFRIEARNSQAVARACGGFEADAAVRIPRVYDAYTSPRVLVQEWLEGVTLDRAPVVAGRKGLDREVLARTVLAAVLRQILRAGVFHADPHPGNTLLLDDGRIGMIDFGSVGRIGPPTRVAIQELLVAVDRGDPARLHDALVALLGTRATTNEEFHPDPLVLERELGRFMARHLGAGTPPDSEAYTALFRMLSRFGLAVPPEVAAVFRALATMEGTLAQLAPGFDLFTEARGFAVEMLTEELRFRRRGTRTDSRGVGEDGFALPGFPSFAQSAAHEFLSMLPMLRRLPRRVERISSALEEGRLGVRVRVFADDRERRFVTGLLHQLTVTLLAACTGLMGVMLVVFGTRRGPHVTAQLELYPLLGYHLLAVSAILMLRALYTAMRRIP; from the coding sequence ATGACCGTACAGGCCGCCCTGGACATAGCCGGTCCGGCTTTGCCGTTGGTCATCGTGCTGACGACCGTGGCCACCCTCGGCGGGGTCTACCTCTGTGTCCGGGTGGTGTCCAGGAAACTGCTCGGCATCACGATCGGCCCGCTGCGCGCGCTCTTCGCCTGCCTGGTGGCTCTGGGCACGCTGGCCTTCTTCGGACAGATGGTGCCGGAGCAGGAGAACCGCGGGATGCTCGTAGCGGTCCGGATCGCGCTGTCCCTGTTCGCCGCGATGATCGCGATCGCACTCGCCGACGTCTTCCTGCCGCGCGGCAGCTGGGCGCTGCCCCTCCGGCTGCTGCGCGGTGCGGGCGCGCGGATCGGCCGTGCCCGCCGCTACTCGCAGATCAGCCGGATCTTCATGCGCAACGGCCTGGCTCGGCTCGTGCGCAGCCGCTCCCGTCTCGAACAGGCCATGAGCCCGGGGGAGTACGGCGAGCAGTCCGCGCGTGCGCTGCGCACCGCACTTGAGGAATGCGGTGGCGTCTTCATCAAACTCGGCCAGGTGCTGTCCACCCGTCGGGACCTCCTGCCGCCCCATTTCACCGAGGAACTGAGCCGCCTGCAGAGCAGCGCGCCCCCGGCGTCCTGGTCGGAGGTGGAAGCGCTGCTCCGTGAGGAGCTGGGCAAACCGGTGGCCGACGTCTTCGAGTGGATCGAGCACGTGCCGCTGGCCGCCGCCTCCATCGCCCAGGTGCACCGCGCGCGGTTGCACGGCGGCCCCACCGTCGCCGTCAAGGTGCAGCGTCCCGGGATTCGGGAGACCGTCGAGCGTGACCTCGACATCGTGATCGCCGTCAGCGAGGGCATCCAGGCCAGAGCCCGCTCCGCGCGAGCCCTGGGCCTGCGCGAGCTGGGCGATGGCTTCGCCCAGTCCATCCGTGAGGAGCTGGACTTCCGTATCGAGGCCCGCAACTCGCAGGCGGTGGCGCGGGCCTGCGGCGGATTCGAGGCCGACGCGGCCGTGCGCATTCCGCGGGTGTACGACGCGTACACCTCGCCCCGGGTTCTGGTGCAGGAGTGGCTGGAGGGGGTCACCCTCGACCGAGCCCCGGTCGTCGCCGGCAGAAAGGGCCTCGACCGGGAAGTCCTGGCCAGGACCGTACTGGCGGCGGTGCTCCGGCAGATCCTGCGGGCGGGCGTCTTCCACGCCGATCCGCACCCGGGCAACACCCTGCTGCTCGACGACGGCCGGATCGGAATGATCGACTTCGGCTCGGTGGGCAGGATCGGCCCCCCGACGAGAGTCGCCATCCAGGAACTCCTCGTCGCCGTCGACCGTGGCGACCCGGCCAGGCTGCACGACGCCCTGGTCGCCCTGCTGGGCACGCGGGCTACGACGAACGAGGAGTTCCATCCCGACCCTCTGGTCCTGGAACGGGAGCTGGGCAGGTTCATGGCCCGGCATCTGGGGGCCGGCACCCCGCCGGACTCCGAGGCGTACACCGCCCTGTTCCGGATGCTGTCCCGGTTCGGGCTCGCCGTGCCACCGGAGGTCGCCGCGGTCTTCCGGGCCCTGGCCACCATGGAGGGCACCCTGGCCCAGCTTGCCCCCGGCTTCGACCTGTTCACGGAGGCACGCGGCTTCGCCGTGGAGATGCTCACCGAGGAACTGCGGTTCCGTAGGCGCGGGACCCGAACCGACAGCCGTGGCGTCGGCGAGGACGGCTTCGCGCTGCCGGGCTTCCCGTCCTTCGCGCAGAGCGCGGCTCACGAGTTCCTCTCCATGCTGCCGATGCTGCGTCGGCTGCCCCGGCGGGTCGAACGCATCAGTTCCGCCCTGGAGGAGGGGCGCCTCGGCGTGCGGGTGCGCGTCTTCGCGGACGATCGCGAACGGCGCTTCGTCACGGGCCTGCTGCACCAGCTGACCGTCACCCTGCTGGCCGCCTGCACCGGCCTGATGGGGGTGATGCTCGTGGTGTTCGGCACCCGGCGGGGACCACATGTCACCGCGCAACTGGAGCTCTACCCGCTCCTCGGCTACCACCTGCTTGCGGTGAGCGCGATCCTCATGCTGCGGGCCCTGTACACGGCGATGCGCCGGATACCGTGA
- a CDS encoding non-ribosomal peptide synthetase yields the protein MTITGAPQRLIPRWVPPGGVPEGASERAELTRQVPVRLAARTRLLARRSAAGWEAALVAAHTVVLSALSGESALVTGYLPPASALECAPQPRALTLQDATWRELLATSERAAGTPADGAFETVLDLGHLDGPPARPAPDTVLTTSLRYGPDGPALLLSYRTDVLDAEAADRIAGYYLTALEQMAATPDAPSRGRVLLSEAEYHHQIHELSGPAREIPDRRFHELFEEQVALRPAETAAVQGGVSLTYAELNARANRVAHALLGRGLAAESVVAVVTERNLDWLAAVIGVLKAGTAYLPIEPQAPVDRMARTLERSGCALVLTESAALTEGGGPGHLEQAAPAGLELLTVADAYTEGHAESNPAVPVAADQLAYLYFTSGSTGEPKGAMCEHAGFVNHLYAKIDDQGIGAGQVVAQTAPQSFDISLWQLVAALVVGGRTLIIEQESILDVDRYLDVVEQGEVAILQAVPSYLEVVLARLEARPRELPALRCVSVTGEALKKELTVRWFARFPHIALMNAYGLTETSDDTNHEVMTSVPVWDSVPLGPAVGNVSVYVVDEELRPVPLGAPGEIVFSGVCVGRGYVNDPERTAQAFGEDPHRPGQRLYRSGDFGRWLPGGSLEYLGRRDAQVKIRGFRIEIGEIENQLLRLPGVRDGAVVVVESPDEGRHLVGFQTGSAEPAEALRERLVRALPAYMVPRRLERLTTLPLTPNGKTDKRALVALAAELATRHGEKRYEEPSTGAERRLAAAWEEVLRLPAGRIGRTDNFFDQGGTSLSAVQLVVRMERAFTLRDVHRNPRLADLAGLLAPAAEGPGPVK from the coding sequence ATGACGATCACTGGAGCACCTCAGCGGCTGATTCCGCGGTGGGTTCCGCCGGGTGGTGTCCCCGAGGGAGCATCGGAGCGGGCCGAGCTGACGCGGCAGGTCCCCGTCCGCCTCGCGGCCCGGACCCGGCTGCTGGCCAGGCGTTCCGCGGCCGGCTGGGAGGCGGCCCTCGTCGCCGCCCACACAGTGGTCCTCTCCGCGCTCAGCGGCGAGTCCGCCCTGGTGACCGGCTACCTCCCGCCGGCCTCCGCCCTGGAGTGCGCGCCCCAGCCCCGCGCCCTCACCCTCCAGGACGCAACGTGGCGCGAGCTGCTCGCCACGTCCGAGCGCGCGGCCGGGACGCCCGCCGACGGCGCCTTCGAGACCGTCCTCGACCTGGGTCACCTCGACGGCCCCCCGGCGCGGCCCGCGCCGGACACCGTCCTGACCACGAGCCTGCGGTACGGGCCCGACGGACCGGCGCTCCTGCTGAGCTACCGGACGGATGTCCTGGACGCCGAGGCGGCCGACCGCATTGCGGGGTACTACCTGACAGCGCTGGAGCAGATGGCGGCCACACCCGACGCCCCGAGCCGTGGCCGGGTCCTGCTCTCCGAAGCCGAGTACCACCACCAGATCCACGAACTGTCCGGGCCGGCGCGGGAGATACCGGACCGCCGCTTCCACGAACTGTTCGAGGAGCAGGTCGCGCTCAGGCCCGCGGAGACCGCCGCCGTGCAGGGCGGCGTGAGTCTGACGTACGCGGAGCTGAACGCGCGCGCCAACCGGGTCGCCCACGCCCTGCTCGGCCGGGGCCTGGCCGCCGAGTCGGTGGTCGCGGTGGTCACCGAGCGCAACCTGGACTGGCTTGCCGCGGTCATCGGCGTCCTCAAGGCGGGGACGGCGTATCTGCCCATCGAGCCACAGGCGCCGGTCGACCGGATGGCCAGGACGCTGGAGCGCAGCGGCTGCGCGCTCGTCCTCACCGAGAGCGCCGCCCTCACCGAGGGCGGCGGCCCGGGGCACCTGGAGCAGGCGGCCCCGGCCGGCCTCGAACTCCTCACCGTCGCCGATGCGTACACGGAGGGCCACGCCGAGAGCAACCCCGCCGTGCCCGTCGCGGCCGACCAACTCGCCTATCTGTACTTCACCTCGGGCTCGACCGGCGAGCCCAAGGGCGCGATGTGCGAGCACGCGGGCTTCGTCAACCATCTCTACGCCAAGATCGACGACCAGGGGATCGGCGCGGGACAGGTGGTGGCCCAGACCGCCCCGCAGTCCTTCGACATCTCGCTGTGGCAGCTCGTCGCCGCCCTGGTCGTCGGCGGCCGGACGCTGATCATCGAGCAGGAGTCGATTCTCGACGTCGACCGCTACCTCGACGTCGTCGAACAGGGCGAGGTCGCGATCCTGCAGGCCGTGCCCTCGTACCTGGAGGTCGTGCTCGCCCGCCTGGAGGCCCGGCCGAGGGAACTGCCCGCGCTGCGCTGCGTCTCGGTCACCGGTGAGGCGCTGAAGAAGGAACTGACCGTGCGCTGGTTCGCGCGGTTCCCGCACATCGCCCTGATGAACGCCTACGGCCTGACCGAGACCTCCGACGACACCAACCACGAGGTGATGACCTCGGTACCGGTCTGGGACTCGGTCCCGCTGGGCCCGGCCGTCGGCAACGTCTCGGTGTACGTCGTCGACGAGGAACTGCGCCCGGTGCCGCTCGGCGCGCCCGGAGAGATCGTCTTCTCGGGTGTGTGCGTGGGCCGCGGCTACGTCAACGACCCGGAGCGCACCGCCCAGGCGTTCGGCGAGGACCCGCACCGACCCGGTCAACGACTTTACAGATCGGGCGACTTCGGCCGCTGGCTGCCCGGAGGTTCGCTCGAGTACCTCGGACGCCGTGACGCGCAGGTCAAGATCCGCGGCTTCCGGATCGAGATCGGCGAGATAGAGAACCAGCTGCTGCGGCTGCCCGGGGTCCGCGATGGCGCCGTCGTGGTCGTGGAGAGCCCCGACGAGGGCCGCCACCTGGTCGGCTTCCAGACCGGCTCCGCCGAACCCGCCGAGGCGCTGCGCGAACGGCTCGTGAGGGCACTGCCCGCCTACATGGTGCCGCGCAGGCTCGAGCGCCTGACGACGCTGCCGCTGACCCCCAACGGGAAGACCGACAAGCGCGCGCTGGTCGCCCTGGCGGCGGAACTGGCCACGCGGCACGGGGAGAAGCGGTACGAGGAGCCGAGTACGGGCGCGGAGCGACGCCTCGCCGCGGCCTGGGAAGAGGTCCTGCGGCTGCCCGCGGGCCGGATCGGACGCACCGACAACTTCTTCGACCAGGGCGGCACTTCGCTCTCGGCGGTGCAGCTCGTCGTGCGGATGGAGCGGGCCTTCACCCTGCGCGACGTACACCGCAACCCCCGGCTCGCCGACCTCGCCGGACTTCTGGCACCGGCCGCCGAGGGCCCTGGGCCCGTCAAGTGA
- a CDS encoding TauD/TfdA family dioxygenase: MDVTSQAAQTAPLEVIRTEGSPAVHHLDGPAPADPAVWVTEHRSRLRATVAEHGAVLVRGLGLRDADTVARVGRAYLDRVVTEREGFAPRRLLADGVHSSSEWPAHQPMCMHHELSYAHEVPGTLLFACLTAPESGGVTGVADSQAVLEALPAGLVARFEEEGWQLTRAYTDTVGVGLADSFGTAARAAVEAYCDAGGITYEWQSDSELRTRQRAAAVLRHPGNGRRGWFNQIAFLNEWTLDPAIREYLTFEFGVDGLPFNSLHGDGTRLDEETVVTINDVYEKHTLREPWRNGDLMVVDNLRMAHSREPYEGDREIAVVLGDPVTGLPLPKGH, translated from the coding sequence ATGGACGTGACGTCGCAGGCGGCGCAGACCGCGCCGCTCGAAGTGATCAGGACCGAGGGCAGCCCGGCCGTACACCACCTCGACGGCCCGGCACCCGCCGACCCCGCTGTCTGGGTCACCGAGCACCGCTCGCGCCTGCGCGCCACGGTGGCCGAGCACGGGGCCGTCCTGGTGCGGGGTCTGGGCCTGCGCGACGCGGACACCGTCGCCCGGGTGGGCCGGGCCTACCTGGACCGGGTCGTCACCGAGCGCGAGGGCTTCGCGCCGCGCCGGCTCCTGGCGGACGGAGTCCACTCCTCTTCCGAGTGGCCCGCGCACCAGCCGATGTGCATGCACCACGAGCTGAGCTACGCCCACGAAGTTCCCGGCACCCTGCTCTTCGCCTGCCTGACTGCGCCGGAGTCCGGCGGGGTGACCGGCGTCGCGGATTCCCAGGCCGTGTTGGAGGCGCTCCCCGCCGGCCTGGTCGCCCGCTTCGAGGAGGAAGGCTGGCAGCTCACCCGCGCCTATACGGACACCGTCGGGGTGGGCCTCGCCGACTCGTTCGGCACCGCGGCCCGGGCAGCCGTCGAGGCCTACTGCGATGCGGGCGGCATCACGTACGAGTGGCAGAGTGACAGCGAGCTGCGCACGCGGCAGCGGGCCGCCGCCGTGCTCCGTCACCCCGGCAACGGGCGCCGGGGCTGGTTCAACCAGATCGCCTTCCTCAACGAGTGGACCCTGGACCCGGCGATCAGGGAGTACCTGACGTTCGAGTTCGGGGTGGACGGGCTGCCGTTCAACAGCCTGCACGGCGACGGCACGCGGCTCGACGAGGAGACGGTGGTCACCATCAACGACGTCTACGAGAAGCACACCCTCCGCGAGCCCTGGCGCAACGGCGACCTGATGGTCGTGGACAACCTGCGGATGGCCCACAGCAGGGAGCCGTACGAAGGGGACCGCGAGATCGCGGTCGTCCTCGGCGACCCGGTCACCGGCCTGCCGCTGCCCAAGGGCCACTGA
- the serA gene encoding phosphoglycerate dehydrogenase, which translates to MDKPTQTSTESTQSAEPTDKPVVLITEELSPAAVIALGPDVEVRRCAGTDRAALLEALPGADAVLVRSATRIDAEAIAAGSRLKVVGRAGVGVDNVDVPAATRAGVMVVNAPTANVVSAAELTVGLLLAVARNIPQAGAALREGHWQRSRFTGVELSGKTLGIIGLGRIGSLVAQRMRGFDMRLLAYDPYVRAGNASQAGVRMTGLDELLAESDFLTVHLPRTAETTGLIGFDALQRVKPGVRLVNAARGGIVDETELYAALKEGRVAGAALDVFATEPCTDSPLFELDNVVATPHLGAGTIEAQARAGVAVAESVRQVLAGRCVPEAVNVHMGTVDGELAPWLALTEQLGRLLTAAAAGLRGKLLVKVAGEITGQDTTALELAALKGALSGVVQGDVSYVNAPLLAQERGVGSELLSAHAGAAPHHSLVTVSGALPSGEVVSVSGTLAGRGAGGRLVEVCGFEVDLALAGSMAFFRAPGGRSLVGAVGAALGGTPIDALQIAHGAPVANTGNEVLLALNVGRPVTRELLDEAALSIDATHSWSLDETA; encoded by the coding sequence ATGGACAAGCCGACGCAGACATCAACGGAGTCGACGCAGTCCGCGGAGCCGACGGACAAACCGGTCGTCCTGATCACCGAGGAACTCTCCCCGGCCGCCGTCATCGCCCTGGGACCCGACGTCGAGGTCCGGCGCTGCGCGGGCACCGACCGGGCCGCGCTGCTCGAGGCGCTACCCGGGGCCGACGCGGTACTCGTACGCAGCGCCACACGGATCGACGCAGAGGCGATCGCGGCCGGATCCCGGCTCAAGGTCGTCGGACGGGCCGGGGTGGGCGTCGACAACGTGGACGTGCCCGCCGCCACCCGGGCGGGCGTCATGGTGGTCAACGCGCCCACGGCCAACGTCGTCAGCGCCGCCGAACTGACCGTCGGCCTGCTGCTCGCGGTGGCGCGGAACATCCCGCAGGCCGGAGCCGCACTCAGGGAGGGTCACTGGCAGCGCAGCCGGTTCACCGGCGTCGAGCTGTCCGGCAAGACCCTGGGCATCATCGGCCTGGGCCGCATCGGGTCCCTGGTGGCCCAGCGAATGAGGGGCTTCGACATGCGGCTGCTTGCGTACGATCCGTACGTCCGGGCGGGAAACGCCTCCCAGGCCGGTGTGCGCATGACCGGGCTCGACGAACTGCTCGCCGAGTCCGACTTCCTGACGGTCCATCTGCCCAGGACGGCCGAGACGACGGGCCTGATCGGTTTCGACGCCCTGCAGCGGGTCAAGCCAGGAGTCCGCCTGGTCAACGCGGCCAGGGGCGGAATCGTGGACGAGACCGAGCTGTACGCCGCGCTCAAGGAGGGGCGGGTCGCGGGCGCGGCCCTCGACGTGTTCGCCACCGAACCGTGCACCGATTCCCCGCTCTTCGAGCTGGACAACGTGGTTGCCACCCCGCACCTCGGGGCGGGGACCATCGAGGCACAGGCACGCGCCGGCGTGGCCGTGGCCGAGTCCGTACGGCAGGTGCTGGCGGGGCGGTGCGTGCCCGAGGCGGTCAACGTGCACATGGGTACGGTCGACGGTGAACTGGCCCCGTGGCTGGCGCTGACCGAGCAGTTGGGGCGGTTGCTCACCGCGGCCGCCGCGGGCCTGCGCGGAAAGCTCCTGGTGAAGGTGGCGGGGGAGATCACCGGGCAGGACACCACCGCGCTGGAGCTGGCCGCGCTCAAGGGCGCACTCAGCGGTGTGGTGCAGGGGGACGTCTCCTATGTGAACGCTCCGCTGCTCGCCCAGGAGCGCGGCGTCGGCTCGGAGCTGCTCAGCGCTCACGCCGGTGCCGCGCCGCACCACAGCCTTGTCACGGTGTCCGGCGCGCTGCCCTCCGGTGAGGTGGTCTCCGTGTCGGGGACGCTGGCCGGGCGGGGCGCGGGCGGGCGCCTGGTGGAGGTGTGCGGCTTCGAGGTGGACCTGGCGCTCGCCGGGAGCATGGCGTTCTTCCGTGCCCCGGGCGGTCGGAGCCTGGTCGGCGCAGTAGGCGCGGCGCTCGGCGGGACGCCCATCGACGCCCTGCAGATCGCGCACGGCGCCCCGGTGGCGAACACCGGGAACGAGGTCCTGCTCGCGCTGAACGTGGGCCGCCCCGTCACACGGGAACTCCTGGACGAGGCGGCCCTCAGCATCGACGCGACCCACAGCTGGTCGCTGGACGAGACCGCGTGA
- a CDS encoding thioesterase II family protein translates to MGDSVKASVDSARWFRRYGEFRQAPPRRRLVVLPHAGGSASFYHGWGAAFDEGTEVLVARYPGRHDRLTDPCVHSMDALADHVTGALLPCLDVPVTLFGHSMGASLAYEVTLRLQSEHSVRPAALHVSSRKAPHRLTPRRLDEQGDEALIAELRRLGGTDTELLDDPDLRELVLPALRADFTVVGTYGPRDAAPVDCPVHAYVGDADPSMSAHDMESWADVAPRGFQLQVLPGGHFYLVDEHEALVRAVTEQLSAIP, encoded by the coding sequence GTGGGTGACAGCGTGAAGGCGAGCGTCGACAGCGCTCGCTGGTTTCGCAGGTACGGGGAGTTCAGGCAGGCACCGCCGCGCCGCCGTCTGGTCGTCCTTCCGCACGCGGGCGGCTCCGCGAGCTTCTACCACGGCTGGGGCGCCGCCTTCGACGAGGGTACGGAGGTGCTGGTGGCACGGTACCCGGGGCGCCACGACCGGCTGACCGACCCGTGCGTCCACAGCATGGACGCGCTCGCCGACCACGTCACCGGCGCACTGCTGCCGTGCCTGGACGTACCGGTGACGCTCTTCGGCCACAGCATGGGAGCCTCGCTCGCCTACGAGGTGACGCTGCGGCTGCAGAGCGAGCACTCCGTGCGGCCCGCCGCCCTCCACGTCTCCAGCCGCAAGGCTCCGCATCGGCTGACTCCGCGACGCCTCGACGAACAGGGGGACGAGGCGCTGATCGCCGAACTGCGCCGGCTCGGTGGAACCGACACCGAACTGCTCGACGACCCGGACCTGCGCGAACTCGTTCTGCCCGCGCTCCGGGCGGACTTCACCGTCGTCGGTACCTACGGACCACGTGACGCCGCTCCGGTCGACTGCCCCGTCCACGCGTACGTGGGCGACGCGGACCCGTCCATGTCGGCCCACGACATGGAGTCCTGGGCCGATGTGGCCCCCCGGGGATTCCAGCTGCAGGTGCTGCCCGGCGGCCACTTCTACCTGGTCGACGAGCACGAAGCCCTGGTACGCGCAGTCACCGAACAGCTGTCGGCCATTCCCTGA
- a CDS encoding SMP-30/gluconolactonase/LRE family protein: protein MSRSIHRRTFLTGTAAAAVAVAAPRATAATGPRISTAFTLPDDRAYPEGITLDPRTGDAYVGSFTNGAVYRAAAGSRAAEVFLPAGADGRTTANGLKADRAGRLWVIDHTTGIDVHDLRTRSLLARFEVPQGDARFLNDLVVTADGTVYATDSVRPVIYRITPADLARARGGRAPLTAHFDLSGVVPPHGPDGYALNGIAADPTGRLLFAVDMTGGGLYRVDVRDGSVRQVTLHGGDLKHGDGLELSHRTLWAAHNLTNTLTRWRLSADGTKARLTRTLTDPVLQIPTTLAHTPHGLLVVRSQFDKGGPMGPGTPTPPFTVARVTGM, encoded by the coding sequence GTGTCCCGTTCGATCCACCGCCGTACCTTCCTGACCGGCACGGCCGCCGCGGCCGTGGCCGTGGCCGCGCCGAGGGCGACCGCGGCCACCGGTCCCCGCATCTCCACCGCCTTCACCCTCCCCGACGACCGGGCCTACCCCGAGGGCATCACACTCGACCCGCGCACGGGCGACGCGTACGTCGGCTCGTTCACCAACGGTGCGGTCTACCGCGCCGCCGCCGGCAGCCGCGCCGCCGAGGTCTTCCTGCCGGCGGGCGCGGACGGCCGTACGACGGCGAACGGCCTGAAGGCCGACCGGGCGGGCCGCCTGTGGGTCATCGACCACACCACCGGCATCGACGTCCACGACCTGCGCACCCGCTCCCTGCTGGCCCGCTTCGAGGTGCCGCAGGGCGACGCGCGCTTCCTGAACGACCTCGTGGTCACCGCGGACGGCACGGTGTACGCCACCGACAGCGTACGGCCGGTGATCTACCGGATCACCCCGGCCGACCTGGCCCGCGCCCGCGGCGGACGAGCGCCGCTGACCGCACACTTCGACCTGAGCGGGGTGGTGCCGCCGCACGGCCCGGACGGCTACGCCCTGAACGGCATCGCCGCCGACCCCACCGGACGCCTGCTGTTCGCCGTCGACATGACCGGCGGCGGCCTGTACCGGGTCGACGTGCGCGACGGCTCGGTCCGCCAAGTCACCCTGCACGGCGGCGACTTGAAGCACGGCGACGGTCTGGAGCTGTCCCACCGCACCCTGTGGGCCGCCCACAACCTGACCAATACCCTCACCCGCTGGCGCCTGTCCGCCGACGGCACGAAGGCCCGCCTGACCCGCACCCTGACCGACCCCGTCCTGCAGATACCCACCACCCTGGCCCACACCCCCCACGGCCTCCTCGTCGTCCGCTCCCAGTTCGACAAGGGCGGCCCCATGGGCCCGGGGACGCCGACCCCGCCGTTCACGGTGGCACGGGTGACGGGGATGTGA
- a CDS encoding MarR family winged helix-turn-helix transcriptional regulator, protein MTSLPASERLGSHLKRAEQALNATKTAVLKPAGLTVAQYAALLHLDEHPGISAAALARLCGVTPPTMNTVLKNLQDRDLIVRSPHEWHRNVLETRLTDAGRAVMAEADAAAVRVERALGAEFTAAERDTLTGLLARCVRVLEEQRPESR, encoded by the coding sequence GTGACCTCCCTGCCCGCGTCCGAGCGCCTTGGCTCCCACCTGAAGCGGGCCGAGCAGGCCCTCAACGCGACCAAGACGGCGGTCCTGAAACCGGCGGGCCTCACCGTCGCGCAGTACGCCGCGCTGCTCCACCTCGACGAGCACCCCGGCATCTCCGCGGCGGCCCTGGCCCGGCTGTGCGGGGTCACCCCGCCGACCATGAACACGGTCCTGAAGAACCTCCAGGACCGCGACCTGATCGTCCGCAGCCCGCACGAGTGGCACAGGAACGTCCTGGAGACCCGCCTCACGGACGCGGGCCGCGCCGTCATGGCCGAGGCCGACGCGGCCGCGGTACGCGTCGAGCGGGCCCTCGGCGCGGAGTTCACCGCGGCCGAGCGCGACACCCTGACCGGGCTGCTGGCCCGCTGCGTCAGAGTCCTGGAGGAACAGCGCCCGGAAAGCCGATGA
- a CDS encoding serpin family protein, translating to MSKVSAETVHRVNGLTARWAQALPAGTVYSAPGVWPLLGFLADGATGPARAELAGALGVPAGQAAGAARELLAALASVSGLDAALGLWTHQGLALHDEWRAGLPAGTYGVFGDDLVTAQERLDAWAAERTGGLVERMPVTLTRDARMVLAGALALRTTWRQPFGELPLRPDNGPWQGRTLRGLHRRGPRPDRVGVTGTSDGFVTALTVPGDNGVDVHLVLGEEHMAPGQVLAAGVGIVERALPLTGGGLLPHGHVGPGLYVEQQPSVAPEPPTLDVRTVAYEVRADHDLLALAPLFGLAATTDARQAHFPGISTYPLAVGAAQQSALAQFGPLGFRAAAVTAVLAAPGSAPPQYRHDYESTVVRAVFDRPFGFLAVDRESRLVLVAGWVTEPAPEPVIGFPGAVPPGL from the coding sequence GTGAGCAAGGTCAGCGCCGAGACGGTCCACCGGGTGAACGGGCTGACCGCCCGCTGGGCGCAGGCCCTGCCCGCGGGCACGGTCTACTCCGCGCCCGGGGTCTGGCCCCTGCTGGGCTTCCTGGCCGACGGCGCGACGGGCCCGGCGCGCGCGGAGCTGGCCGGGGCGCTGGGCGTGCCCGCCGGTCAAGCGGCGGGTGCCGCACGGGAGTTGCTGGCCGCGCTCGCGTCGGTGTCCGGCCTGGACGCGGCGCTCGGCCTGTGGACGCACCAGGGGCTGGCCCTGCACGACGAGTGGCGGGCCGGGCTGCCGGCCGGAACGTACGGGGTGTTCGGCGACGACCTCGTCACGGCGCAGGAGCGGCTGGACGCCTGGGCGGCGGAGCGGACCGGTGGGCTGGTCGAGCGCATGCCGGTGACGCTGACCCGGGACGCCCGGATGGTGCTGGCCGGCGCGCTCGCGCTGCGCACGACCTGGCGGCAGCCCTTCGGCGAACTGCCGCTCAGGCCGGACAACGGCCCCTGGCAGGGCCGGACGCTGCGCGGGCTGCACCGGCGCGGCCCACGGCCCGACCGGGTGGGTGTGACGGGCACGTCCGACGGTTTCGTCACGGCGCTGACGGTCCCCGGCGACAACGGCGTCGACGTCCATCTCGTGCTCGGCGAGGAGCACATGGCGCCGGGTCAGGTGCTCGCGGCCGGGGTCGGGATCGTGGAGCGCGCGCTGCCCCTCACCGGGGGCGGTCTGCTGCCGCACGGGCATGTGGGGCCGGGCCTGTACGTGGAGCAGCAGCCGTCGGTCGCGCCGGAGCCGCCGACGCTGGACGTGCGGACGGTGGCGTACGAGGTGCGCGCGGACCACGATCTGCTCGCCCTGGCCCCCCTGTTCGGTCTGGCGGCGACGACGGACGCCCGCCAGGCCCACTTCCCCGGCATCAGCACCTACCCGCTCGCCGTCGGCGCGGCCCAGCAGTCGGCGCTGGCGCAGTTCGGCCCGCTGGGTTTCCGGGCGGCGGCGGTGACGGCGGTGCTGGCGGCGCCGGGCAGTGCGCCGCCGCAGTACCGCCACGACTACGAGTCGACGGTCGTCCGGGCCGTCTTCGACCGCCCCTTCGGCTTCCTCGCCGTCGACCGTGAGTCCCGGCTGGTGCTGGTTGCGGGCTGGGTGACGGAGCCCGCGCCGGAGCCCGTCATCGGCTTTCCGGGCGCTGTTCCTCCAGGACTCTGA